Sequence from the Methanosarcina siciliae T4/M genome:
GGGACCTCGAAAAATACCCTGGAATCCCTCGGATACCAGTATGAGCCCCATTTAAATTACCTGATAAACCTCAACCGCCCTGCAAAAGAAATCTGGGGAGATATCCACAAACCCCGCAGGAAAGGGATAAACAGAGCTGAGAAAATAGGAATCGAGGTCAGGAAAATAGAAACAAGAGACGAGGTAAAAGACTGCTATAAAGTAATTGAGGAAACCTATAAAAACGTAAGGCTCCCCCTTGCAGACATTTCTCTTCTTGAAAGTGCATATGACCAACTCTCCGATTCCGGACTTATCGATTTCTACCTCGCAATCCTTGACGGCGAAGTTGTCGGCTCAAGAGTAGTCCTGAAATATAAAGGTCTGGTGCACGACTGGTACGCAGGCTCAAAACAGGAAATAAATTACGTAAATGAAGCCGTTGTCTGGCACATGCTCTCGGAATACGCAGGCAAGGAAAAAGAATTTGATTTCGGAGGGGCCGGACATCCTGACAAGCCCTATGGAGTAAGGGAATTTAAGAGAAGGTTTGGCGGCGAGGAAGTGAATTTTGGGAGATACGAGAAGGTTCACGACCGGAACAAAAAAGAACTATTGAATCTGGGGTTCAAGGCATATAAAAAATTGAATCTTGCAAGGGTGTTATGAAACCGTTGTTGAGAACTCATGATCATTTAGATTAATAGTTTCGATTATTTGGAGAGCAGGGCATGAAAACGTTAAGGAAACTGAAGAAAAAGGTACTCAAATACTTTGCTAAAAACCTGCCCTGTTGCAGTCTCCGGATATTTATGTACAAAAACTGCGGGTACAAGATCGGAAAGCACACGTACATAGCAGAAGGTCTAACAATCGCAGAAAAACTGGAAGATACTGATAACCTGATAATCGGAGATAGAGTAGCTATAGGCCCAAACGTAACCCTGCTCACATCTTCAGACCCCAATAATTCCCGAATCAGGCCTTACGTAAAAATTCAGAGAGGCCGGATAGTAATAGAAGACGATGCCTGGCTTGGCGCTGGCTCTATACTAATGCCTGAGATAAGAATTGGCAGGGGAGCTGTAGTCGGAGCCGGATCAGTCGTTACAAAAAATGTAGACCCTTATCATATCGTTGCAGGAGTGCCTGCCAAAACAATAAAAAAGGTCGAGATGCCATGAATATACTGTTTGATATCGGGCACCCGAAAGACGTAAATGTCTTTAAAAACGTGATCTGGAAACTTCAAGAAAAGGGTCACGAGATCAAGATAGTGGCAAGGGCTAAAGAAAATACGAAAAGAGTACTTGAAGAGTACGGATTTGAGTATGAGGTGTGCAAACACCATAAGCAGATGGTCGGCAAGGCTTTTGGCATTATCACAAACGACATACACCTTTATAATATAGCTAAAAAATTCCAGCCGGATATCTTTGTTAGCCCTGGATCTCCTTATTCGGCTCACGTAAGCCGGGTACTTGGAAAACCACATATCGCTTTTTCAGATACTGAAATTGCCGGACTTGTAATAAAATTGACATTTCCTTTTACGGATAAAATATACACATCATCCAGTTTCTATCTTGACCTTGGTCCCAAACAAATAAGGTTCAATGGGTACTATGAACTGGCATATCTGCACTCAAGATATTTTACACCGAATAGAGATGTGCTTAAAAAATACAATCTGGACGAAGGATATATTATACTGCGTTTATCGGCACTTGCATCCCATCATGATATAGGCGCAAGAGGGTTCACTTTCAGTTCCGAGGAAGAGTTAATCAATTTTATTAGGGAGCTTGAAAGATATGGTCGAGTTATAATTTCTTCAGAGACAAAACAATGGGAGACAATCTCTGATTATGAGCTTAAATTCAAACCAGGAGATCTGCATGATCTTCTCTACTATTCCAAAATGTGTATTGGAGAAGGAGCAACAATGGCTTCGGAAGCAGCCATACTCGGAGTCCCGGCGATATACGTCTCAAATACCCATAGAGGGTATCTCGATGAGCTGGAGACCTACGGATTAGCGTTCACTATCCCGAATAGAGGAGAAGCCCTCGAAAAGGCAAAATCGCTTCTGTCAGACAATTTTCTGGTAAAGAATTCTAAAGAGAAAAGAGAGAAGCTATTAAAAGAAAAAATAGATGTTGTGGAATTTATGGTCAATGAGATTGAAGGTTCATATAAACTATAAACAGTAAATAATAATTCAATTTCAACAGATTTTTATCAGTTGGAATGAAATAGGGGGAAAATACATGGCCGTAGAACCTGGTTATATTTTGGCAACTCCGTGTAAAAATGAAGAAAAATCCCTTCCGGAGCTTGCAGAATCCATAATTAACCAGACGATAACCCCAAACCTCTGGCTCATTGTAAACGATAACAGTACTGACAATTCTGCTGAAATTTTGAAAGATCTTGAAACAAAATACGACTGGATCCATGTATTTACATCCGAAGGAACGAAACGAGATCTCAGCTTTCATTACGCAAAAGTAGTAAGAGATGGATTATCGTTATCTCTGGACATAAGTTCTACTGAAAAAATTCCCTTCGAATATATCGGCCTCATTGACGCTGATATGGTGTTAGAAAAGAACTTTTTCGAAAAGATCATGGATAGATTTGAACAAGACCCCCATCTTGGTGTTGCCAGCGGAAGCACAGCATACTTTGAAGCAAATAACCTCATTACCGAGAAAGGCAGAGACAACCTTCCAATCGGAGGCCTGAGAGTCTGGAGGCGGGAATGTTTCATGGAAACAGGAGGCTTCCCCATAAGCTATTCAGCCGATTCCGTCTCAAACGTCCTTGCCGTATTACATGGATGGGACACAAAAAAGTTTGAAGATATTGTCGGAATCCAAACACGTAGAACCGGCAGCGCTGAAGGTTTATGGAAAGGATACATGACTAAAGGGGAATCCGATTATTACAGGGACTATCACCCATTATATGCCACATTTAAATTCGTAAAATATAGCCTAACAAGTCCCTTCTACATAGGAATTGCATATATAGAAGGATATATAAAAGGAGTCGTAAAAATCCGAAAGAAAATAGACATCCCGGAAGTCAGGCAGTACTATAGAAAAAAACATATTGAGATCGGAAGATACTATGCAGGAAAATTCAAGCTCAAACTCTGATGTTCAATATAACCCCTCTAGAAAAACTAAATTTCTGCTAATGGGATTATTGTTAATATTGAACATTGTAATGAGAATTCCCAGCATACCTCATGAGAAAGGTTATGACTCCTTCTTTATACATTCACTTGCAAATTCCGTTTCTAACGCTGGAGTTGCAGGGTGGTGGATTAACTGGATGTCTGTTTTTGGATTATATCCTTATTCTTATGCCAGTGCTGTTCCCTTTACACTTTCAGGCATGTCACAATTGACAGGCATAAGGATGGAAATAGTAATTTTACTTTTCTGCATAATTCTGGGCTTATTCAGTATATTTGCATCATATTCACTGGCAACAGTTCTCTATGATAATTTCCTCCACCGATTCTTATTTGCAGCCATATTTTCGTTAACTGCAGGTACCATGAACCTCACAACCTGGGAAATTACCACCCGTGCTCAAATTGTTGTGTTTCTCCCATTCTTAATATACTTAGCCTTTAAAATAGTAAAAAGGTTCAAATTAAGGTTTATACTCCTATTTATTATAACTGCACTGCTTTTGCTTGCAACTCACCACTTTGTATATATAGCGATGTTTTATTCAGGAGTAATAGTTCTTACCACTTTAGTATATGAAGTTTGCAGACGGAACAATTTCTTGAATACCAAAAAGGTCACATTGAGGAAGGTCAATTTAAATTATATATATATTTCAATTAGTTTTCTTCTGATTATTTCTATCTTCTTATTTGGCAGTAAATTGGGACTAATAAATGCAGGCTCTAGATATTCATGGATAATAGATATTGGAATAATTACAGGAAGGAACGCAGGCATTATATTTCCACTTTCTGTAGGCGGGCTTACATATCTTGTTCTCAAAAAAGACAAGTTGTCTGAGGAATGGGCAATTTTAATTTGTTTACTGCCTACACTGATATTTTCATTTAACCAAACATATGGTTATATGACAACATACTTATTCGCTACCTTATTAGGGTCCGTGGGACTCTTAAACATAATAAAAAATGAAGAAAGAAACAGTAAAATTGTGGTTATCATTGTTATAACAGTTTTAATAGCGAATGTAACATTTTCTACTTTTTTTGCACATTATCGGTTAGGACTCAAAGGTGGATACTCTGATTGGTATATGAAAGATGATACATACCTTACCGGAGAATGGATAAGAAACCATATATCTCAAGATAAAATAGCCGTAGATAATGGATTTGAATCAGATAGGTTAGCGGCATCATATGGTGGAAAACCAATTAAATATGCCGATGACATTTTAAATTATATCAATGGGCTTGTAACATTAGATCAAAATAATATAGTTAAAAACTCCCCATTTTCTAAGGAATTTTATTTTGATAATCCATATGTTTTGAATACTGATTCTTCAGGGGTATTAAATTGGATATCTCTATTTCCAATTACAGACAAAAGAGCTGAAGAATTTTTAGGAAGAGTGGATGTTTCTTATTATTATGAAGATGCAAATATATACAACACATTATTTAATTCCCTGCCCGGAAACAAAAATAGGGTCTATGATTGTGGAAGAATGAGGCTATGGACAAATTGAGTTTCGGGTTTAAAAAATGAACTTAATATATTATTATCCAACGGATAAAGGATCTCCTTCAAATGTTGCCAGGGAAATTTTGGAAGAGTTGATTAAGCATGCAGATATCCTGCCTTTTAATGAAATAATACTTTTTTCTAAAAAAAAAGACTTAGATATTATTAAAGAGAAATTTCAAAATTTACGTGTAATTAGTTATAAAGAATTGAATGAACTTTCCGAAGATTATGTAGTACATTTCCCTGTGTTACCCTTTATATTACCGAACAGTAAGTTTCTACTGTATTTTCATACAAAATTAATTAAAAGAAAAAAAATAATAATTCAATACCACGGCGACGTAAGGACTGAGCTTAAATCAAGTTATAGAGATATTCGTTCACTTGTTCATATATTATCATATATATTTTTACCAAAATTGTTAAAAAGTGCAGATGCGGTGATAACTCATTCTTACTCTATGAACAAGAAACTCATAAAATATGGAGTTTCAAGAAGTGTAGTTATTCCTAATGCTATTGATAGCTATTGGTTCCAACCGAATTACGAAACTGTAAATTTAAAAAATCCTGTGGATAAAAATGCGTTTAATGTATTTTATCACGGTAGGCTTTCGTGGGAAAAAGGAATTGACATATTATTGGAAGCTGCAGAAAGCTGCATAAAAAAGAATCAAAACACAATGATTTATCTTGCAGGAGAGGGATCTCAAAAAAAGCAACTAAAAGATATATGTTTTAGATTAAAAATAAGCAGCAATGTAATTTTCTTAGGTTCCCTCAATAAAGAAGAAATAAAAGAATTTTTAAAAAATGTTGATCTTGCTATATACCCCTCAAGATTTGATAATTTCCCTCTGGCCGTTCTTGAAGCATTAACCTGTGCAAATTGCCCAGTTTATTTCTCCAAAAATGTCGGTATATATGATTTTGCTATAAAAAATGGCTTTCCGTTAAATTATTTTGAACTCAATACTAAGAAAATTAGTGAAATACTGAACTCATTTCCAAAGAAAAAAGTAGATATACATTACCAGATGGAATTTGCAAAGAGTTGTTCATGGGATTTAATAACGCCTAAATATATAGAAGTTTATAATTTAATATTAGATAGACAGTAAATTAATAGGATGTATAGTATGAAAGTAATCTTTATTCATCCTGCACATATGGATTATAGAGTTGAACTTTTTGAGAGATTAAATAGGAATTATGATACAACATTTGTCTTTACTAAACAGGGAAGAGGTCAAGATAACGTAAACGAAAAACAACAGGAAATTCCAAAAGAATGGAAAAGTAAGGTATTGAAAACTAACTTTAGGGTCGGTCGGAAAGACGTTGGAATGTATTTTAGACTAATAAGAGAACTCTTGTGCAGTGACTACGATGTTGTTTTAACCTCTACAAGCTGGTATGTTTGCTGGATAATAGCGAAGATACGCAGGAAAAAATTTGTTTTTATGACTGAATTTTGGCATTGGGAAGATTCCTCCTTTTGTAGGAAATTATTAAATAAATTTACTAGACTTGTGTCAAAAACTTCGGATTCTATTTTTGCAATGGGAACTAGTGCATATACCTGTTATAGAAATTTCGGTGTTGATAAGGACAAAATCTTTACGCATCCTCAGTGTGCTGTCGATTACAGCAAAAATCCTACATTTGATTTAAGATCCAAATTAGGATTGCAGGATAAAAAAATCATACTATATCTGGGAAGAGTTATAGAACGAAAAGGTTTGGGTTATTTATTGAATTCATTAAAAATGTTAGAAAAAGACAATGTAAACGATTTTTTGTTAGTTGCCGGAGATGGACCTGATAGAAACAAATATGAGAAAATGGTTGCAGATTTGGGATTAAATAATGTACTATTTGTAGGACAAATAGAAGAAAAAGAAAAAGCATCTTATTACAATGTATGTGACCTGTTTGTTCTACCATCCATTTTTTATGATTATTCTTACGAACCATGGGGCTTGGTCATAAATGAAGCAATGGCATTTAGTAAGCCCGTAATTGCTACTAATGCGGTTGGAGCTAGTCTCGACATGATAAAAAACGAATACAATGGTTTTGTTGTTGAGGAAAAAAACATAGAAGAATTGTATGAATCAATAAAAAAAATACTGTCCAATGAAGAACTAATGGGAGTTATGGGAAAAAATTCTAGAAAAAACTTTGAAGATAAAAATAATTACAGAACTTTTTTTGAAACTCTTAATAAATCTATAGAATATACCATGAAAGAAATTACGAAAACACGTATGGAGTAAATACTATGCCCCAGAAAACTCTCAAAAAACGTGTAATATCTATTTGTAACATCTCTCCAACTAAGTTTGGTTCCTTTGAAGAATTCATTGTTGCATTGACCGATAAATTAAAAGATAATAATTTTGAACACCTAATCATTTTCAGAGACAAACCTATTAAGATTGTTGAAGACTCTTTATTAAACAAAGGTGCAAAAATCGAGATAATTAAACCATCAAAATATAACATAAAGAACTTTATTGAATTTTACAGAATTATAAAGAAAAATCAGCCAGATATCGTTCATTTTCACTTTTACCCCATATACACCATTGTAAATTATTTAAGTATAATATCTGATGTTCGGATTGTATATACGGATCATATGGGAGGTAAGGAAGCAAAAACAAAATTTAAAAAAATGATTCGTCTAATTTATTATAATGTAAATTCAAAATTGTTTAGTTATGGAATAAATCGAATCATATGTGTCTCAAAGTTTACGAAATTAAAATATGTTAAGGATTACGGGATACATCCTAAAAACTTGTGTGTAATATATAATGGGATAAATATAGAGAGATTTAATAAAAGATGCGAAGTAGGCAAAATAAAAGAAAAATATAAAGTTAAAGATGAATTTATAATAACGTGTGTTGGGTTAAGGAAAGACAAAGGCGTTCATTATCTAATCAAAGAAATACCATCGATAATTAAACAAATACCTAACATAAAAATTATACTCGTAGGAGAAGGCGAATGTAGGAATTATCTAGAGACTCAAGTTCAAGAATACGATTTAAAAAAATACGTCATATTTACTGGTCAGATAAGTAACATCGAAGAAGTTTTCTGTATTTCATCTTGTGTTGTTATGCCAACTTTAGTAGAAGAAGCATGTCCTTATACAGCTTTAGAGTCAATGGCAATAGGAGTTCCTGTTATAGGATTTGATTCGGGTGGTTTGAAAGAGATAGTTATTGATGGCCAAAACGGATATATAATTCCAAAAAAAAGTAAAGCCCTTGTAGAGAAAATAGTCGCTATTCATAACAAAGAACTCATCGATTCGATGGGCGAAAAATGTAAAAAAAGAATATTGGAAAAATTTTCACTACTTCAATGCACAAATAAATATGTGGAATTATATACTAAAATATAATTAATGTGCAATCTGATCTATTATTAAGAAACCCAAAACTCAAAATCACTTCTTTGAATTATAGAGATTAGAAATTAATTGAGCACCTCATCATGAATAATTGGTTCTGAAATATTAATAGTTTGAGAACGAATGAGTAGTTATCTACTTGGTGATTGTTGACAAAAAACACTAGTAAAAATGGAGTTTGTATGAACACCATACAAAAAATAGCTAAAAATACTGGATTTTTGTTAGTGGGTAGAATAACTACCAAAATAATTAACTTATTCGTAATTATATATATGGTGAGATATCTAGGCGACGCTGGATATGGAAAGTATGCATTTGCATTTGCATTTATCTCTTTTTTCAATATTATTTCAGAACTTGGAACACATAATATAGTTGTTAGAGAAATTGCAAGATCTCCAGAAATTGCAAACAAGCTAATTGGTAATGCTGTTCTAATTTCGATAGTTTCGTCGATAACAGCCTTATCCCTATCTGTTTTGACCATACATTTTTTGGACTATCCAGTTGAAACAAAATATCTTGTTCAATTAGCTTCTTTAGAATTACTTCTTGGAGCTTTATCACCTTTTGGTGCGATTTATGAAGCAAACCTTGAGATGAAATATTCAGTTATTTTTGGAGTATTAAATCGTTTATTTCTTTTTGTATCAACGTTTGTGATTATTTATTATGATTTAGGTTTAATCTTGTTAGTTTTAGCTACTGTAGCATCTGATGCTCTATATAGCGTACTCGCTATGATTTATTCAAGGAAATATATAAGACCGAAATTCTACCTCGATATAGACTTGTGTAAATCCTTACTAAAAGAATCGATTCCTCTGGCTTTAACTTCCGTTTTCATTATAATTTACTTTAGAATTGACGTTGTTATGCTCTCAATGATGAAAGGTGATTCAGAAGTTGGGATTTATAGCGCCGCTTATAGACTCACAGAGGCATTTACCTTTATCCCTAACATTTATATGGTTTCAATGTTTCCGCTAATGTCAAGATATTTTAAAAATTCTAAAGAGAATCTCACACTTGCATACATCAAATCTTTTAAGTATCTACTTAGTATTTCGTTACCACTCGCCGCAATAGTGACATTTTTTGCAGACGAAATAATATATATTTTATACGGAAATCAAGTTCATGAAGCTGTAGCTGTTCTTAAAATATTAATTTGGGCAACCGCGATTATGTTTATAAATTATTCATTAGTTCAACTTTTAGTTTCTATAAATAGACAGAAAGTAACTACCATTTCTACTGCAATTTGTGCATTTATAAACATCGGTTTGAATTATCTGTTAATACCCCAATTAAGCTATCAAGG
This genomic interval carries:
- a CDS encoding lipid II:glycine glycyltransferase FemX; amino-acid sequence: MIEITESFDREKWENFVFSHPEGNIFQTCAMADVYRSTRNYGPVSLAAVEQESGEILAGLQAVIIRDAPGLVGSISSRSIIIGGPLFTEGKKGLEALEKLLDYYEKFLHNRAIYTQIRNHFDTGTSKNTLESLGYQYEPHLNYLINLNRPAKEIWGDIHKPRRKGINRAEKIGIEVRKIETRDEVKDCYKVIEETYKNVRLPLADISLLESAYDQLSDSGLIDFYLAILDGEVVGSRVVLKYKGLVHDWYAGSKQEINYVNEAVVWHMLSEYAGKEKEFDFGGAGHPDKPYGVREFKRRFGGEEVNFGRYEKVHDRNKKELLNLGFKAYKKLNLARVL
- a CDS encoding glycosyltransferase family 4 protein: MKVIFIHPAHMDYRVELFERLNRNYDTTFVFTKQGRGQDNVNEKQQEIPKEWKSKVLKTNFRVGRKDVGMYFRLIRELLCSDYDVVLTSTSWYVCWIIAKIRRKKFVFMTEFWHWEDSSFCRKLLNKFTRLVSKTSDSIFAMGTSAYTCYRNFGVDKDKIFTHPQCAVDYSKNPTFDLRSKLGLQDKKIILYLGRVIERKGLGYLLNSLKMLEKDNVNDFLLVAGDGPDRNKYEKMVADLGLNNVLFVGQIEEKEKASYYNVCDLFVLPSIFYDYSYEPWGLVINEAMAFSKPVIATNAVGASLDMIKNEYNGFVVEEKNIEELYESIKKILSNEELMGVMGKNSRKNFEDKNNYRTFFETLNKSIEYTMKEITKTRME
- a CDS encoding glycosyltransferase family 4 protein, whose amino-acid sequence is MNLIYYYPTDKGSPSNVAREILEELIKHADILPFNEIILFSKKKDLDIIKEKFQNLRVISYKELNELSEDYVVHFPVLPFILPNSKFLLYFHTKLIKRKKIIIQYHGDVRTELKSSYRDIRSLVHILSYIFLPKLLKSADAVITHSYSMNKKLIKYGVSRSVVIPNAIDSYWFQPNYETVNLKNPVDKNAFNVFYHGRLSWEKGIDILLEAAESCIKKNQNTMIYLAGEGSQKKQLKDICFRLKISSNVIFLGSLNKEEIKEFLKNVDLAIYPSRFDNFPLAVLEALTCANCPVYFSKNVGIYDFAIKNGFPLNYFELNTKKISEILNSFPKKKVDIHYQMEFAKSCSWDLITPKYIEVYNLILDRQ
- a CDS encoding glycosyltransferase family 4 protein, yielding MPQKTLKKRVISICNISPTKFGSFEEFIVALTDKLKDNNFEHLIIFRDKPIKIVEDSLLNKGAKIEIIKPSKYNIKNFIEFYRIIKKNQPDIVHFHFYPIYTIVNYLSIISDVRIVYTDHMGGKEAKTKFKKMIRLIYYNVNSKLFSYGINRIICVSKFTKLKYVKDYGIHPKNLCVIYNGINIERFNKRCEVGKIKEKYKVKDEFIITCVGLRKDKGVHYLIKEIPSIIKQIPNIKIILVGEGECRNYLETQVQEYDLKKYVIFTGQISNIEEVFCISSCVVMPTLVEEACPYTALESMAIGVPVIGFDSGGLKEIVIDGQNGYIIPKKSKALVEKIVAIHNKELIDSMGEKCKKRILEKFSLLQCTNKYVELYTKI
- a CDS encoding DUF354 domain-containing protein, translated to MNILFDIGHPKDVNVFKNVIWKLQEKGHEIKIVARAKENTKRVLEEYGFEYEVCKHHKQMVGKAFGIITNDIHLYNIAKKFQPDIFVSPGSPYSAHVSRVLGKPHIAFSDTEIAGLVIKLTFPFTDKIYTSSSFYLDLGPKQIRFNGYYELAYLHSRYFTPNRDVLKKYNLDEGYIILRLSALASHHDIGARGFTFSSEEELINFIRELERYGRVIISSETKQWETISDYELKFKPGDLHDLLYYSKMCIGEGATMASEAAILGVPAIYVSNTHRGYLDELETYGLAFTIPNRGEALEKAKSLLSDNFLVKNSKEKREKLLKEKIDVVEFMVNEIEGSYKL
- a CDS encoding acyltransferase translates to MKTLRKLKKKVLKYFAKNLPCCSLRIFMYKNCGYKIGKHTYIAEGLTIAEKLEDTDNLIIGDRVAIGPNVTLLTSSDPNNSRIRPYVKIQRGRIVIEDDAWLGAGSILMPEIRIGRGAVVGAGSVVTKNVDPYHIVAGVPAKTIKKVEMP
- a CDS encoding flippase, producing the protein MNTIQKIAKNTGFLLVGRITTKIINLFVIIYMVRYLGDAGYGKYAFAFAFISFFNIISELGTHNIVVREIARSPEIANKLIGNAVLISIVSSITALSLSVLTIHFLDYPVETKYLVQLASLELLLGALSPFGAIYEANLEMKYSVIFGVLNRLFLFVSTFVIIYYDLGLILLVLATVASDALYSVLAMIYSRKYIRPKFYLDIDLCKSLLKESIPLALTSVFIIIYFRIDVVMLSMMKGDSEVGIYSAAYRLTEAFTFIPNIYMVSMFPLMSRYFKNSKENLTLAYIKSFKYLLSISLPLAAIVTFFADEIIYILYGNQVHEAVAVLKILIWATAIMFINYSLVQLLVSINRQKVTTISTAICAFINIGLNYLLIPQLSYQGAALATVATELINALIMIYYLPNFISLAKLIYDIRAPVMASILMFLLMFAINSYNELFAIPIIISYPILIYLLGGIDKEDKKLFNKLIGKQMDNNIHASSVE
- a CDS encoding glycosyltransferase, which encodes MAVEPGYILATPCKNEEKSLPELAESIINQTITPNLWLIVNDNSTDNSAEILKDLETKYDWIHVFTSEGTKRDLSFHYAKVVRDGLSLSLDISSTEKIPFEYIGLIDADMVLEKNFFEKIMDRFEQDPHLGVASGSTAYFEANNLITEKGRDNLPIGGLRVWRRECFMETGGFPISYSADSVSNVLAVLHGWDTKKFEDIVGIQTRRTGSAEGLWKGYMTKGESDYYRDYHPLYATFKFVKYSLTSPFYIGIAYIEGYIKGVVKIRKKIDIPEVRQYYRKKHIEIGRYYAGKFKLKL